A window of bacterium genomic DNA:
AAAGGTTGTGGCTTCCTACGACAAAGCCCACCTCTTTCATGCGGGGGATGAAGACCAGCACTTTACCCCCGGCCAGAAGATAGTCGTGGCTCAATGGGAAGGTCTTGATGTGGGGCTGGCTATCTGTTTCGATCTCAGGTTTCCTGAAATGACCAGGAAACTTTGTGATGACGGGGCACGGATCGTACTGGTTTCAGCTCAGTGGCCGCGGGCGAGGGTAGACCACTTCCGGGATTTAACGAGAGTCAGGGCAATGGAAAACCAGCTGTATGTTGTGTCATGTAACTCCTGCGGTGACGATGATAAGGGGCTTGTATTGGGAGGGTGCAGTACGGTGGTTGGTCCTGGAGGAGAGGTGAAAGGCGTTCTTGGTGATGATGAAGGGGTCCTTACCGTGACCATAGATCTGGATGAGGTTGAGAAA
This region includes:
- a CDS encoding carbon-nitrogen family hydrolase — translated: MNNKLTIHLIQWRIRPGDVEGNLNRAEELIASASPGRGDLVLLPEMFSSGFYYTDLVKMAEKYEAVVRWMGVIAARYKAGVAGSVGYNSPEGVTNTMVLVDKSGKVVASYDKAHLFHAGDEDQHFTPGQKIVVAQWEGLDVGLAICFDLRFPEMTRKLCDDGARIVLVSAQWPRARVDHFRDLTRVRAMENQLYVVSCNSCGDDDKGLVLGGCSTVVGPGGEVKGVLGDDEGVLTVTIDLDEVEKTRKSFPVLKVRRKDLFGG